In Lotus japonicus ecotype B-129 chromosome 5, LjGifu_v1.2, one genomic interval encodes:
- the LOC130719233 gene encoding uncharacterized protein LOC130719233: MGIGSLCRDSARGWAFRFEGLQTGGNPFQAEALVFQTCLSQAWTKGFRRVEVETDYRELLEVIEDDFSSRCDANIREIKAMVNQDCVVTIRWIPRESNLVIDWLARTGSGCQSLLITMLEAPHVDLESLLLRDSLLVP; encoded by the coding sequence ATGGGCATTGGCAGTTTGTGTCGTGATAGTGCACGTGGCTGGGCGTTCAGGTTTGAAGGATTGCAGACCGGTGGTAATCCCTTCCAAGCGGAGGCATTGGTGTTCCAGACTTGTCTTTCCCAAGCTTGGACCAAGGGGTTCAGGAGAGTGGAGGTAGAAACTGACTACAGGGAGCTCTTGGAGGTTATTGAGGATGACTTTTCTAGCAGGTGTGATGCAAATATTAGGGAAATCAAAGCCATGGTTAACCAAGATTGTGTGGTAACTATTCGATGGATTCCCAGAGAAAGTAATTTAGTTATAGATTGGTTAGCTAGGACAGGTTCTGGGTGTCAGTCTCTGCTCATAACCATGCTTGAGGCGCCTCATGTCGATCTGGAATCTCTCTTGCTCCGAGATTCTTTGTTAGTTCCTTAG